The genome window CACTTTTGGGGTGGGAGCAGGCTGAGGGAGAAAGGTCAGATTCCACTGCCCCCCGGCACGCCGTTCAACGTTGAGTTTCGGTCGTTCGATGCGAACTTCATCAATCACTACCCGCTGTAAAAGAAGCGGCCACAATTGATAACGCATCACCACCTTGTCGGCAGAGACAAGCAGGGTATCATCGTTAGAATCGACAACAGCCAGGTGGTTCAGGGTCACCCCGGAAAACAGGCTGACCTCCACACCCGCAAGATGCACTTTTCGTTGAAGCTTTTGTTCCAAAACGGGAACAACCGCATCACGAATCCGTTCAGGGGTCACGAGAAAATGGGCAACAATGACCAAGCCCCCCAAAACAAAGATGGATAACAGGGCAAAAACACTGAGATACTTTAAAACTCTGTTGCCCATAACCCTCTCCTCGCCACGTGAGGACATCACACTACAGACAGATTTCTTTACACACTAAGTATAGCAGAAAAGATATTGCCCTCAGGAACGGGAATAACGTCCTTCGAACCGCTCCAATTCAAATGAAAAAACAATTATGCCTTTTCACTCATAAGAAAGCAACATGACATAAATTATCCCGGCCAAAACACATTAGAAGGCTGTTGAAAAACAAACTGCGGAGCCCATGGACGGGCGACAAAAATCAAGGACAGGTTTTCAAGTCCTTGATTTTGTAAGCATGGCGGAAATCGCATTTTCGGCTTCCGTCATTAAAAAGGCCTCGGATGGGACTTTTTCAACATCCTGCTAGAGATCAAGATTGAGTTGTCGGCGTATCTCGTCAGGCAGTTCGCTGGATATTTTTGGCAGGGGGGAGTCAGGCGCAAAACGGCGATAAGGACACCCTTGCGGTAACACGCCCATCGCTATAATTTCCGGTGTCAACGCCGCACAATCGGGTTGTTCAACCGTGCGGTTGGAGTAAACGCGACAACGCTGTGTCGATTCATCCAGGTGGGGGCAAGGCGACGCGGTATAAAAGATTTCGCCGCAATACTCGAGTTTTTCATAACAACAACGGGCACAACGCTGACACAACTCTTCCCATTCCGGGCTGCCGGGCCGAAGATGTGCTCTAGTCACGTAGGGCCTCCAGAACCGCTTTGACCTCAATAATAATGTCCTGCGCAGTCGGGCTCTTCTCCCAGCGCAGAAACGTTTCAAAACAACGTGCTGCATCTTTTTCACGGTCCTGGTCCAGATACAGATACCCTAACGTCAGCCAGGCCGGAGCATAACCCGGATCGAGGCTCACAGCCTGGCGAGCATAGCGCTCAGCCTCCTCCAACTGACCTGTTTCGTAAAATAACTCGGCAAGGTTCCCAGCCGCTTCGACATCTTCATCATCAACGGATAAAGCTTTGAGGTACCACTTTTTTGCCGCGGCCGAATCATTATGTTCCTGGCATAAATCCCCCAGCGAATTCAAAGCGGCAACGCAAGAGGGATCAACCTCTAACGCCTGATCAAAATGGCTCTTTGCTGCAGCGTAATCCTGTTCGGAAAAGCACAACAACCCCAATCGCACCAGAGCCTCCGCCGCATGATCCGCCGAGTCGGCAAGGCGTTCATAAGTCTGACGCGCCTCGGCAACTTGGTCCTGAGCATAATATTCATCGCCCAGGGCCAACACCAGTTCCGCACCTGCGGCAGCTTCACTGCCAAAGCGCTCCAGAAGCTGCAACGCTTTGCGCGGCTGACGGTTTTCAGCATAGGCTTCAGCCAATAAGACAATCACTTCTTCGTTGTCGCTGAATTGGCGATGAGCGCGCGTCAGCAGATCAACGGCCTGTCGTCCTTGCCCCTGTTCCAACTTGTCCGTCGCCTGTTCAATTATCTGCTCGGGAGTTTCCATATGGTCATCCTGTGGTTAAGCCGTCACATCCTGATAATATGCGACAAAATCAGCAATTCCCCACGGTGATGGGGGAATCTTGGCAATTTCAACATGAAGGGTTTCAGCGAGCCCCTCCAGGGTCATATCATCGAGCAGAACATCCTGCCCCTCACGACACATCATATCGGGAATCAGCAGAATGTCAGGAAGTTTCTGCCCCTGCAACTGCTCAACAATATCATGCCCCGTCAACAGTCCGGCCACTGTGACCCCACCGGCAAAAAAAAGATTATCAACAACAAACACCTGCAAACGGCTCCCCGTATGCTGATTGAACCGCTGAGAAAAACGGCTCAACTCACCGGCAGCTGATCGGCCGGTGACAATCCCCATGCGACAGTCGCTATAATCAGCCGGTTCAGCGAGGACCTCCTGCTCTTCGTGACGAAACAGAGCTACCAGGCCGACACCGTTTTCAATCTGGTGTAACTTTTCATAATCCGCCAGATCAGGAAAATCAACCTGGCCCTGCAGGTAAAATTCATCCGCAGCAAAAACGAAACGACTACCACATTGCCGAATAAAGCACTGTTGCTTTGTTTCGATAAGAGTGATGACCTCGCGACACTGTTCGGCTGTAAACCGCTGCAACTTCGGCAAAGCGTGGCGATGCCCGGTCAAACCAACAGGAACCACAGCCAATGTCTGAATCTCCGGATACAAGGCCGCCAACGCATCAATGGTCTGATCCAACACCGCACCATCATTGACACCGGGACACAGAACAATCTGCGTATGCAACTGAATCCCTCCGGCAATCAACCGCTTTAACAACGGTATCGGCGATTCCACAGGACGACCGAGCAAAGAGCTGCGTACGGTTTTGTCCGTGGCATGTACCGAGGCATACAATGGAGAAAGCTGCTGACGGAGGATGCGCGAAACATCCTCTTCACTCAGATTGGTCAGACTGATATAGGCGCCGTAGAGATACGAATAGCGATAGTCATCATCGCGCACATAGAGACTATCACGCATCCCGTCCGGGAGCTGGCGAACAAAACAGAACTGGCAAAGGTTACGGCACTGCCGGGGGCTCGATGCACCAAAATGCAGACCAAGGGGTTCATCTTCGTCTTTTTCAAAGTCGAGTTCCCACAATTGGCCATCTTGCT of Desulfuromonas acetoxidans DSM 684 contains these proteins:
- a CDS encoding tetratricopeptide repeat protein codes for the protein METPEQIIEQATDKLEQGQGRQAVDLLTRAHRQFSDNEEVIVLLAEAYAENRQPRKALQLLERFGSEAAAGAELVLALGDEYYAQDQVAEARQTYERLADSADHAAEALVRLGLLCFSEQDYAAAKSHFDQALEVDPSCVAALNSLGDLCQEHNDSAAAKKWYLKALSVDDEDVEAAGNLAELFYETGQLEEAERYARQAVSLDPGYAPAWLTLGYLYLDQDREKDAARCFETFLRWEKSPTAQDIIIEVKAVLEALRD
- a CDS encoding DUF512 domain-containing protein; the protein is MLEIESVDQGSIADQLELCCGDFLLAVNGEEVHDQIDYELLLRGEALVLDIEKQDGQLWELDFEKDEDEPLGLHFGASSPRQCRNLCQFCFVRQLPDGMRDSLYVRDDDYRYSYLYGAYISLTNLSEEDVSRILRQQLSPLYASVHATDKTVRSSLLGRPVESPIPLLKRLIAGGIQLHTQIVLCPGVNDGAVLDQTIDALAALYPEIQTLAVVPVGLTGHRHALPKLQRFTAEQCREVITLIETKQQCFIRQCGSRFVFAADEFYLQGQVDFPDLADYEKLHQIENGVGLVALFRHEEQEVLAEPADYSDCRMGIVTGRSAAGELSRFSQRFNQHTGSRLQVFVVDNLFFAGGVTVAGLLTGHDIVEQLQGQKLPDILLIPDMMCREGQDVLLDDMTLEGLAETLHVEIAKIPPSPWGIADFVAYYQDVTA